Proteins from a genomic interval of Medicago truncatula cultivar Jemalong A17 chromosome 3, MtrunA17r5.0-ANR, whole genome shotgun sequence:
- the LOC11421699 gene encoding egg cell-secreted protein 1.2, with product MASSHKIFVLVALALVFIALNSSTSIVESRKLSNPNSNLMSLEARLKVSGDEPSNCWESLFKLQACSGEIITFFLNGETYLGYGCCKAIRVIGHDCWPNVVASLGFTNEETDLLEGYCDQVEDVHSPPPPPTPLASLVKTKEILP from the coding sequence ATGGCTTCCtctcataaaatatttgttcttGTTGCTCTTGCTCTTGTGTTCATTGCATTGAACTCATCAACGTCTATAGTGGAATCTAGGAAACTGTCTAACCCTAATTCCAATTTGATGAGCCTTGAAGCAAGATTGAAGGTGAGTGGTGATGAGCCTTCTAATTGTTGGGAGTCACTATTTAAGCTTCAAGCATGTAGTGGTGaaattattacattttttcTAAATGGTGAGACTTACTTGGGCTATGGTTGTTGCAAAGCAATTAGGGTTATTGGACATGATTGTTGGCCTAACGTTGTTGCATCACTTGGATTCACTAATGAAGAAACTGATTTATTGGAAGGTTATTGTGATCAGGTTGAGGATGTTcattcaccaccaccacctcccaCACCATTAGCATCATTGGTTAAGACTAAGGAGATTCTTCCATaa
- the LOC11421701 gene encoding protein trichome birefringence-like 43: MKSIIIFVSLIHVLLMIHVHGKTIGFAKSGCDLFQGKWVYDESYPLYQTSQCPFIEKEFDCQNNGRPDKFYLKYRWQPTKCDLPRFNGEDFLRRYRGKSILFVGDSLSLNQWQSLTCMLHIAVPQAHYTLVRIGDLSIFTFTTYGVKVMFSRNAFLVDIFSENIGRVLKLDSIQSARNWKGIDVLIFDSWHWWLHTGRKQPWDLIQEGNNTFRDMDRLVAYEKGLKTWAKWIDDNVDITKTKVFFQGISPDHLNSRQWGDPKANFCEGQEKPLSGSMYPGGPVPAQLALERVIRAMKKPVYLLDITTLSQLRKDGHPSVYGHGGHRDMDCSHWCLAGVPDTWNQLLYASLI; this comes from the exons ATGAAATCTATCATCATATTTGTTTCTCTAATTCATGTGCTTCTCATGATTCATGTTCATGGGAAGACAATAGGGTTTGCAAAGAGTGGTTGTGATTTGTTTCAAGGGAAATGGGTTTATGATGAATCATATCCTCTTTATCAAACCTCACAGTGTCCCTTTATAGAAAAAGAATTTGATTGTCAAAATAATGGTAGACCAGATAAATTCTATCTCAAGTATAGATGGCAGCCCACAAAGTGTGACTTACCAAG ATTCAACGGTGAAGATTTCTTAAGAAGATATAGAGGGAAAAGTATTTTGTTTGTTGGGGACTCTTTGAGTTTGAATCAATGGCAATCACTCACTTGCATGCTCCACATAGCTGTACCACAAGCTCATTACACCTTAGTGAGGATTGGTGATCTCTCCATTTTCACATTCACT ACTTATGGTGTTAAGGTGATGTTCTCACGCAATGCGTTTCTGGTGGACATTTTTAGTGAAAATATTGGTAGGGTCCTGAAATTAGACTCTATTCAATCTGCCAGAAATTGGAAAGGAATTGATGTGTTGATATTTGATTCTTGGCATTGGTGGCTTCACACAGGAAGAAAACAACC ATGGGATTTAATTCAGGAAGGGAATAACACATTCAGAGATATGGATCGTTTGGTTGCATATGAGAAAGGATTGAAAACATGGGCCAAATGGATTGATGACAATGTTGACATTACCAAAACAAAGGTCTTCTTCCAAGGAATCTCTCCAGATCATCTAAA cTCAAGGCAATGGGGAGACCCAAAAGCAAACTTTTGTGAAGGACAAGAAAAACCATTATCAGGATCTATGTATCCAGGAGGTCCAGTTCCAGCACAGTTGGCTTTAGAGAGAGTTATAAGAGCCATGAAAAAGCCTGTATACTTGCTTGACATTACCACTTTATCACAGCTGAGAAAAGATGGCCACCCATCAGTTTATGGACATGGAGGACATAGGGACATGGATTGCAGCCATTGGTGCCTAGCTGGTGTTCCTGATACTTGGAATCAGCTTTTATATGCAAGtctaatttaa
- the LOC120579559 gene encoding egg cell-secreted protein 1.2 gives MASSHKIFVLVALALVFIALNSSTSIVESRKLSNPNSNLMSLEARLKVSGDEPSNCWESLFKLQACSGEIVTFFLNGETYLGYGCCKAIRVIGHDCWPNVVASLGFTNEETDVLEGYCDQVEDVHSPPSPPTPLVSFVDPKDIIP, from the coding sequence ATGGCTTCCtctcataaaatatttgttcttGTTGCTCTTGCTCTTGTGTTCATTGCATTGAACTCATCAACGTCTATAGTGGAATCTAGGAAACTGTCTAACCCTAATTCCAATTTGATGAGCCTTGAAGCAAGATTGAAGGTGAGTGGTGATGAGCCTTCTAATTGTTGGGAGTCACTATTTAAGCTTCAAGCATGTAGTGGTGAAATTGTTACATTTTTTCTAAATGGTGAGACTTACTTGGGCTATGGTTGTTGCAAAGCAATTAGGGTTATTGGACATGATTGTTGGCCTAACGTTGTTGCATCACTTGGATTCACCAATGAAGAAACTGATGTATTAGAAGGTTATTGTGATCAGGTTGAGGATGTTCATTCACCACCATCACCTCCCACACCACTAGTTTCATTTGTTGATCCTAAGGATATTATTCCATAA